In Vigna radiata var. radiata cultivar VC1973A chromosome 3, Vradiata_ver6, whole genome shotgun sequence, the following proteins share a genomic window:
- the LOC106757727 gene encoding serine/threonine-protein kinase D6PKL1 produces MGSFSGTSEIVEAREELNTRKAPGIYQYNSECSTSEKSHKLSVLKLGCKDDLDDDINKLFESIALKSSSRDLGLLQDGASPRLKSALKKPITMGVPRSPRVGAESVNLKQALRDLCISKASEMAAMKRLSKSTASPRISEVGKIQTLYNSVVAETNRPGPSSVESKERQIEVALVPEKSKSLTLVKTSQSYQAAQIASSSRNIHSSRQVAVATTQYDSGTSLAQSDMACPSSKVGIQSQRVVPVELEEQASASSSSIPNTIGSKLEVPKNASSPKKLGNKAFGSNNGKKGRLQTESSSTSANGNRVNKLPRHAPRTVKSVIKNKNLTKKKPKEDSGSALCGPTPNAVKKPVPGTPRLICERCRCALENTSEEKNQDPVPLDSTSPGNGVNTSNVHSSLNKPGLVLTGVNKSKTVAKVKNSKLKEQLEFSQSSKSSQGEYSSSTSTSDESNVSGSSRSTRPHMSKDVRWEAIRHAQMQHGVLSLRNFNLLKKLGCGDIGTVYLAELIGTSCLFAIKVMDNEFLERRKKMPRAQTEREILRILDHPFLPTMYAQFTSDNLSCLIMEYCPGGDLHVLRQKQLGRCFSEPAARFYVAEVLLALEYLHMLGVVYRDLKPENILVREDGHIMLTDFDLSLRCAVNPTLLKSSSDVDPAKISGLSVQSSCIEPFCIEPSCQVPCFSPRLLPAAAKTRKLKADPSAQVRSLPQLVAEPTDARSNSFVGTHEYLAPEIIKEEGHGAAVDWWTFGVFLYELLYGRTPFKGSNNEETLANVVMQSLRFPDHPFVSFQAKDLIRGLLVKEPENRLGSEKGAAEIKQHPFFEGLNWALIRCAVPPELPDYYDYGVSDMINSQVKGAKYLECKVGERVEFELF; encoded by the exons ATGGGTTCATTCTCTGGCACTTCTGAAATAGTTGAGGCAAGGGAGGAGCTGAATACAAGGAAAGCTCCTGGGATTTATCAGTACAATTCTGAGTGTAGCACGTCTGAGAAAAGTCACAAACTTTCAGTGCTGAAACTGGGATGCAAGGATGATCTAGACGATGATATTAATAAGCTGTTTGAATCAATTGCTCTTAAGTCTTCGTCAAGGGATTTGGGTCTCTTACAAGACGGTGCAAGTCCTAGACTGAAAAGTGCGTTAAAAAAGCCAATTACAATGGGTGTTCCTCGGTCCCCAAGAGTTGGAGCTGAGTCTGTTAATTTAAAGCAAGCATTAAGAGACCTTTGCATATCTAAGGCATCGGAAATGGCCGCTATGAAGCGATTATCAAAGTCAACAGCTTCTCCAAGAATATCTGAAGTTGGGAAGATACAGACATTGTACAATTCAGTTGTAGCTGAAACCAATCGGCCTGGGCCTTCCTCTGTTGAAAGCAAGGAGCGTCAAATTGAAGTAGCTCTTGTACCTGAAAAAAGTAAGTCCCTTACATTGGTGAAGACCTCTCAATCTTATCAAGCTGCCCAAATCGCATCGTCGAGCCGAAACATTCATTCGTCTCGGCAAGTTGCTGTTGCCACCACTCAGTATGATTCTGGGACTTCATTGGCACAAAGTGATATGGCATGCCCATCAAGTAAAGTTGGAATTCAGTCACAAAGAGTGGTACCTGTTGAATTAGAAGAACAAGCATCTGCCTCTTCATCTTCTATTCCTAATACAATTGGAAGCAAGCTAGAGGTGCCCAAAAATGCTTCTTCCCCTAAAAAGTTGGGTAATAAAGCATTTGGGTCAAATAACGGGAAGAAAGGTAGACTGCAAACTGAATCTTCATCTACTTCTGCAAATGGCAACAGAGTTAACAAACTGCCACGCCATGCCCCCCGCACTGTTAAATCGGTCATCAAGAACAAGAATCTGACTAAGAAGAAACCAAAGGAGGATTCGGGTTCTGCTTTATGTGGTCCTACGCCCAATGCAGTTAAGAAGCCAGTTCCTGGTACCCCTCGGCTAATTTGTGAGAGATGTAGATGTGCTTTAGAAAATACaagtgaagaaaaaaaccaaGATCCTGTGCCATTGGACTCTACCAGTCCTGGAAATGGAGTAAACACGAGTAATGTACACTCCAGCTTAAATAAACCTGGTTTGGTGTTAACTGGCGTTAATAAAAGCAAAACAGTTGCAAAAGTCAAGAACTCCAAGTTGAAAGAGCAACTTGAATTTTCGCAAAGCTCTAAAAGTAGTCAAGGTGAGTACAGTAGTAGTACAAGTACCAGTGATGAGAGCAATGTAAGTGGCTCAAGTCGTAGCACTAGGCCTCACATGTCAAAAGATGTCAGATGGGAAGCCATACGACATGCTCAAATGCAGCATGGAGTCTTGAGCTTGAGAAACTTCAATCTCTTGAAGAAGCTTGGTTGTGGGGACATTGGGACTGTATATCTTGCGGAACTAATTGGCACAAGCTGCTTGTTTGCTATCAAGGTCATGGACAATGAATTTTtggaaaggagaaagaaaatgcCCAGGGCTCAAACTGAAAGAGAAATACTAAGGATCCTGGATCATCCTTTTCTTCCCACAATGTATGCACAATTTACATCAGATAATCTATCGTGTCTCATCATGGAGTATTGTCCAGGAGGAGATCTTCATGTTCTACGGCAGAAGCAACTTGGTAGATGTTTTTCAGAGCCAGCAGCAAG GTTCTATGTTGCCGAAGTCCTTCTTGCTTTGGAGTACTTGCACATGCTTGGAGTTGTTTACCGTGATTTGAAACCGGAAAACATTCTTGTTCGGGAAGATGGTCACATTATGCTCACAGATTTTGATCTGTCCCTGAGGTGTGCTGTTAACCCAACACTTCTGAAATCTTCATCTGATGTCGACCCTGCAAAAATTTCTGGTCTAAGTGTGCAATCAAGTTGCATTGAACCATTCTGCATCGAACCATCTTGTCAAGTTCCATGCTTCAGCCCAAGATTACTACCTGCGGCTGCAAAAACAAGGAAATTAAAAGCTGATCCTTCTGCCCAGGTCAGATCATTGCCACAGCTGGTGGCCGAGCCCACTGATGCAAGATCAAACTCCTTTGTTGGTACACATGAATACTTGGCTCCCGAGATCATCAAAGAAGAGGGACATGGAGCTGCGGTTGACTGGTGGACATTTGGTGTTTTTCTCTATGAACTTTTGTATGGTAGAACACCCTTTAAAGGTTCTAACAATGAAGAAACATTGGCCAACGTAGTGATGCAGAGTCTTAGATTCCCTGACCACCCATTTGTTAGTTTCCAAGCAAAGGATCTGATTAGAGGGTTATTGGTTAAAGAGCCTGAAAACCGTTTGGGTTCAGAGAAAGGGGCTGCTGAGATCAAACAACACCCTTTCTTTGAAGGCCTTAACTGGGCCTTAATTCGGTGCGCGGTCCCTCCAGAACTTCCAGACTATTATGATTATGGAGTTTCAGACATGATTAACTCACAGGTTAAGGGTGCTAAGTACTTAGAGTGTAAAGTAGGAGAGCGTGTAGAATTCGAGTTGTTTTAA